The proteins below are encoded in one region of Shewanella putrefaciens:
- a CDS encoding NAD-dependent epimerase, translating to MKYLVTGAAGFIGAKVSERLCALGHDVIGIDNLNDYYDVELKLARLAPLQALGNFRFIKLDLADREGIAALFAQHGFQRVIHLAAQAGVRYSLDNPLAYADSNLVGHLTILEGCRHHQIEHLVYASSSSVYGLNQKMPFSTEDSIDHPISLYAATKKANELMSHTYSHLYQLPTTGLRFFTVYGPWGRPDMALFKFTKAILAGEVIDVYNHGDLSRDFTYIDDIVEGIIRVQDKPPSPTPDWTVETGSPATSSAPYRVFNIGNGSPVKLLDFITALEHALGIEAKKNLLPMQPGDVHATWADTRDLFNAVGYRPQVDINTGVGKFVGWYRQFYNQ from the coding sequence ATGAAATACTTAGTCACAGGGGCAGCGGGATTTATTGGCGCCAAGGTCAGTGAACGTCTATGTGCCCTCGGCCACGACGTTATCGGCATTGATAATCTTAATGACTACTACGATGTAGAGCTCAAACTGGCCCGCCTTGCGCCCTTGCAGGCCTTAGGGAATTTCCGTTTTATCAAACTGGATCTCGCCGACCGAGAAGGGATTGCCGCCCTGTTTGCCCAACATGGTTTTCAACGGGTGATCCATTTGGCGGCCCAAGCGGGGGTGCGCTACTCACTCGACAATCCCTTGGCCTACGCCGATAGCAACCTAGTGGGACATCTGACAATTTTAGAGGGCTGTCGCCATCACCAAATTGAGCATCTCGTCTATGCTTCATCTTCGTCTGTGTATGGGTTAAATCAGAAGATGCCCTTCTCCACCGAGGACAGCATAGATCATCCCATTTCCCTCTATGCCGCCACGAAAAAAGCCAATGAGTTGATGTCCCACACTTACTCACATTTATACCAGTTGCCCACCACTGGGCTGCGCTTCTTCACTGTCTATGGCCCCTGGGGACGCCCGGATATGGCTTTGTTTAAATTCACTAAAGCCATACTCGCGGGTGAAGTTATCGATGTGTATAACCATGGCGACTTAAGCCGTGATTTTACCTATATTGATGATATTGTTGAGGGCATTATTAGAGTCCAGGACAAGCCACCCAGCCCAACGCCAGACTGGACGGTGGAAACAGGCTCGCCCGCCACCAGCAGTGCTCCCTATCGAGTCTTTAATATAGGCAACGGTAGCCCAGTCAAATTGCTCGATTTTATTACGGCACTCGAACACGCTCTCGGGATAGAGGCTAAGAAGAATCTCTTACCAATGCAGCCCGGCGATGTGCACGCCACTTGGGCGGATACCCGTGATCTCTTTAACGCTGTGGGTTACAGGCCACAGGTGGATATCAATACGGGAGTCGGGAAATTTGTGGGCTGGTATCGCCAATTTTACAATCAGTAA
- a CDS encoding capsule assembly Wzi family protein, protein MKAFFTPTILATSVVSGLLFCSTLAAAPWVDASDIYLRADIQALADAGVITVPVNTFPLMWSGIGGDLAKVEPELLSPALVQAFARVNFYYHNAVENRGNARVKVSAATDPARFQHYGSEYREKGEVKGSYEYLGSRIAYKTTVTETYDPQDNKNFRLDDSYFAVIMGNWIATLGTVEQWWGAGFDSALHRSNNARPMQSLSLSRNNAAAFETPWLSWIGPWTFKTGFSLTEAERAVPKTALWDMRFSAKPIKQVEIGLAWSTLFCGEGQECHFSSWWDAVASNSVCIDGSNDCAPDQRRDAGHRTQSIDLRYADTWQDIPVGLYLERSCESGSDCGSLWGMDTHFGTTGKQFKLFMEYSDTYVKCDGDSANCFYEDPVYLSGARYYGRALGSTYDSDAQTFVLGLVGQFSNSRGFTSLLRYAQLNKDGTNVATTWAPQPPKEDLLMLELSYRMPVWKGMWSLGGTVSRSEFELQENETNATLFSSFEYRF, encoded by the coding sequence ATGAAGGCTTTTTTTACCCCCACTATCCTCGCTACTAGCGTTGTCTCTGGTTTACTTTTTTGTTCTACACTCGCCGCTGCGCCTTGGGTGGATGCCTCGGATATTTATCTTCGAGCCGATATTCAAGCATTGGCGGATGCGGGTGTTATCACTGTGCCTGTGAATACTTTCCCCTTGATGTGGTCGGGAATTGGTGGCGATTTAGCGAAAGTTGAGCCTGAACTCCTTTCGCCAGCATTAGTGCAAGCCTTTGCCCGCGTTAACTTCTATTACCACAATGCGGTCGAGAATCGCGGCAATGCTAGAGTGAAAGTGTCGGCGGCGACGGATCCGGCAAGGTTTCAGCACTATGGTTCTGAATACCGCGAGAAGGGTGAAGTAAAGGGGTCCTATGAGTATTTAGGTTCGCGCATTGCCTATAAGACGACAGTGACCGAAACCTATGATCCCCAAGATAATAAAAACTTTCGACTCGATGATTCTTATTTTGCGGTCATTATGGGCAACTGGATTGCGACTTTAGGTACAGTGGAGCAGTGGTGGGGAGCGGGGTTTGATTCTGCACTGCACCGTTCGAACAACGCCCGTCCCATGCAGTCACTTAGCTTGAGCCGCAACAACGCCGCAGCCTTTGAGACACCTTGGTTATCTTGGATTGGCCCCTGGACATTTAAGACCGGATTTAGCCTCACCGAAGCCGAACGTGCCGTACCTAAAACGGCATTGTGGGATATGCGCTTCAGTGCTAAGCCCATAAAGCAAGTTGAAATCGGGCTCGCCTGGTCGACTCTATTTTGCGGTGAAGGGCAAGAGTGTCACTTTAGCTCCTGGTGGGATGCGGTTGCGAGCAATTCGGTTTGTATTGATGGTTCCAACGATTGCGCACCCGATCAGCGTCGGGATGCGGGCCACAGAACGCAGAGTATTGATCTTCGCTATGCCGACACTTGGCAGGATATTCCCGTGGGATTATACCTAGAACGTAGCTGTGAGAGTGGCAGCGACTGTGGTTCCCTCTGGGGGATGGATACCCATTTTGGTACTACGGGTAAGCAGTTTAAGTTGTTTATGGAATACTCGGATACCTATGTTAAGTGTGATGGCGACAGTGCCAATTGCTTCTACGAAGACCCGGTTTATCTGAGCGGTGCTCGTTACTATGGCCGGGCTTTAGGTTCAACCTATGATAGCGATGCCCAAACCTTTGTGCTTGGCTTAGTCGGCCAGTTTAGTAATAGCCGTGGCTTTACCTCACTGCTGCGTTATGCGCAGTTAAATAAGGACGGCACTAACGTGGCAACGACTTGGGCACCACAACCGCCGAAGGAAGATTTGTTGATGTTAGAACTGTCTTACCGCATGCCAGTGTGGAAAGGGATGTGGAGTCTAGGCGGAACTGTGTCCAGATCTGAGTTTGAACTTCAAGAAAACGAGACCAATGCCACGCTCTTTAGCAGTTTTGAATATCGTTTTTAA
- the coaD gene encoding pantetheine-phosphate adenylyltransferase — MHTRAVYPGTFDPITNGHADLIERAAKLFKHVVIGIAANPSKQPRFTLEERVELVNRVTAHLDNVEVVGFSGLLVDFAKEQRASVLVRGLRAVSDFEYEFQLANMNRRLSPELESVFLTPAEENSFISSTLVKEVALHGGDVSQFVHPEVAMALAAKLKLAKA; from the coding sequence GTGCACACAAGAGCAGTTTATCCAGGGACCTTCGATCCCATTACTAATGGTCATGCCGATTTAATCGAGCGTGCGGCTAAGTTATTTAAGCATGTGGTCATTGGTATCGCGGCCAATCCCTCAAAGCAGCCAAGGTTCACCTTAGAAGAGCGGGTTGAACTGGTTAATCGTGTGACTGCGCATCTGGATAATGTCGAGGTCGTGGGATTCTCTGGTCTGTTAGTCGATTTTGCCAAAGAACAAAGGGCCAGTGTGTTGGTGCGTGGCCTGCGGGCTGTGTCTGACTTCGAATACGAGTTCCAATTAGCGAATATGAATCGCAGACTGAGCCCAGAGCTTGAGAGTGTGTTTTTAACTCCCGCCGAGGAGAACTCCTTTATTTCTTCGACCTTAGTAAAGGAAGTCGCCTTACATGGTGGTGATGTGAGCCAGTTTGTTCACCCTGAGGTGGCCATGGCATTAGCGGCAAAGCTTAAGCTCGCTAAGGCGTAA